A genome region from Primulina eburnea isolate SZY01 unplaced genomic scaffold, ASM2296580v1 ctg559_ERROPOS146420, whole genome shotgun sequence includes the following:
- the LOC140821384 gene encoding serine/threonine-protein phosphatase 7 long form homolog — protein sequence MADNRNPEDLSVLYLQATHMSSRVSSLTVDDIVKVKRSDNLIWKLYTDNYLHMRVLSYLNHMGFYGVLECDSQVIDNHLITALVERWRRETHTFHFTCGEATVTLQDVSIIWGLTIDGEAVTGVDVSHKVEEWQHICLDMLGFLPESKYLKGGHLSMTALHDHCISNLVNDETSEVDVVKFTRCVALMIIGGIMFPDYQGGSARLIFLQLLRDLDNVKSYSWGSAVLAFLYRELCNATRVEKSTMAEPLYILQIWAWSRIKCVNPDRDGLTLVYLPWTYGFSYTHSPTHSVRIIRDSLDRMNNNEFNWSVYQKNDIDVKTIIDSYDNNGLLNVV from the exons atggcaGATAATAGAAATCCAGAAGATCTTAGTGTCCTATATTTACAGGCGACCCATATGTCATCAAGAGTATCTTCGTTAACCGTTGATGATATTGTCAAAGTGAAAAGGTCAGACAATTTGATTTGGAAGTTATATACCGATAATTACTTACACATGCGTGTATTGtcatatttaaatcatatggGTTTTTATGGAGTTTTAGAATGTGACTCGCAAGTTATTGATAATCATTTGATTACTGCACTTGTTGAACGTTGGAGACGTGAGACACACACGTTTCACTTTACATGTGGTGAAGCAACAGTTACATTACAAGATGTTTCAATAATTTGGGGTCTGACAATTGATGGTGAAGCAGTAACCGGAGTAGACGTGTCACATAAAGTGGAGGAATGGCAACACATatgtttggatatgttgggattTTTGCCAGaatcaaaatatttgaaaggtgGTCATCTGTCTATGACAGCACTACATGATCATTGTATATCTAACCTTGTCAATGATGAAACTTCAGAGGTAGATGTTGTGAAATTTACTCGTTGTGTTGCGTTAATGATTATTGGAGGAATAATGTTCCCTGATTATCAAGGAGGGTCAGCTAGACTAATTTTTTTGCAACTGTTACGAGATCTTGATAACGTGAAGTCTTATAGTTGGGGTAGTGCAGTTTTAGCGTTTCTATATCGTGAGTTGTGTAACGCGACACGTGTAGAGAAGTCTACAATGGCTGAACCTTTATATATCCTGCAG ATATGGGCATGGAGCAGGATTAAATGTGTTAATCCCGATCGAGATGGGTTAACATTAGTTTACCTCCC GTGGACGTATGGGTTTAGTTACACACATTCGCCAACACATTCTGTAAGAATTATAAGGGATTCGCTAGATCGTATGAATAATAATGAg TTTAATTGGAGCGTATACCAGAAAAATGACATAGATGTGAAGACCATTATTGATTCATACGACAACAATGGTCTTCTAAACGTCGTTTAG